One region of Populus trichocarpa isolate Nisqually-1 chromosome 4, P.trichocarpa_v4.1, whole genome shotgun sequence genomic DNA includes:
- the LOC7458583 gene encoding G-type lectin S-receptor-like serine/threonine-protein kinase B120 isoform X1 — protein sequence MISKSINPVLVFLLSVSYSLLFLAPFCHAANNTLTIGQSLKDGESLISVDENFELGFFSPGNSSLRYCGIRYYKIRDQAAIWVANREKPISGSNGVLRIGEDGNLLVTDGNGSPVWSSNASVVSNNTAAMLDTTGNLILSSNDSIGETDKAYWQSFNNPTDTYLPHMKVLISSAEIHAFTSWKSANDPSPGNFTMGVDPRGAPQIVIWERSRRRWRSGHWNGLIFSGVPYMTALTTYRYGFKVTRESDGNFYLTYNPSDSSELMRFQITWNGFEEQKRWNESAKTWQVMQSQPSEECENYNYCGNFGVCTSSGSPKCRCMEGFEPRHPDQWRLGNWSGGCGRRSPLQCQRNTSSGGEDGFKTLRGSKLPDFADVESISLDACREMCLNNCSCKAYAHVSQIQCMIWNGDLIDVQHFVEGGNTLYVRLADSELGRNRMPTYVIILIVLAGLAFLAISIWLLWMLKKRLKVLPAATSACTSSKCELPVYDLSKSKEYSTDASGSADLLKEGSQVNGSDLPMFNFNCLAAATDNFSEENKLGQGGFGLVYKGTLPGGEEIAVKRLSKISGQGLQEFKNEIILIAKLQHRNLVRLLGCSIQGDEKMLIYEYMPNKSLDYFLFDPEKQALLDWSKRFAIIEGIARGLLYLHRDSRLRIIHRDLKASNILLDEEMNPKISDFGMARIFGGNQSEINTNRVVGTYGYMAPEYAMEGLFSVKSDVYSFGVLLLEIVSGRRNTSFRQTERMILIAYAWDLWNEGKAMDIVDLSIRDSCDEKEVLRCIQIGMLCVQDSALHRPNMASVVVMLESSTTSIPLPRQPTFTSVRASIDPEISLEVQEVASSSDLTVKVVAGR from the exons ATGATCAGCAAGAGCATAAACCcagttcttgtttttctcttgtcGGTCTCTTATTCCTTGTTGTTCCTAGCTCCCTTTTGCCATGCTGCGAATAATACACTCACAATAGGCCAATCACTAAAAGATGGTGAGTCCTTGATAtcagttgatgagaactttgaacTGGGATTCTTTAGCCCTGGAAACTCTAGTTTAAGATATTGTGGTATAAGGTATTACAAGATTCGGGATCAGGCTGCCATCTGGGTGGCTAATAGAGAAAAACCAATCTCCGGTAGCAATGGAGTCTTGAGGATAGGTGAAGATGGGAATTTGTTGGTTACAGATGGAAATGGAAGTCCAGTTTGGTCAAGTAATGCTTCAGTAGTGTCTAATAACACAGCAGCGATGCTTGATACAACAGGTAATCTAATTCTCTCGAGCAATGATAGTATTGGTGAGACAGATAAAGCCTATTGGCAAAGCTTCAATAATCCAACCGACACCTATTTGCCACACATGAAAGTTCTTATAAGTTCTGCAGAGATTCATGCCTTCACTTCATGGAAATCTGCAAATGATCCTTCACCAGGAAACTTCACCATGGGAGTTGATCCTCGCGGAGCACCACAGATAGTGATTTGGGAGCGATCGAGGAGAAGGTGGAGAAGTGGGCACTGGAATGGACTAATATTCTCAGGTGTTCCATATATGACAGCTTTAACCACTTACCGATATGGATTTAAGGTCACTCGTGAAAGCGatggaaatttttatttaacatacaATCCATCAGATAGTTCTGAATTGATGAGGTTTCAGATAACATGGAATGGATTTGAAGAGCAGAAAAGGTGGAATGAAAGTGCAAAGACGTGGCAAGTAATGCAATCACAGCCTTCTGAAGAAtgtgagaattacaattattgTGGCAATTTTGGAGTCTGTACTTCATCAGGATCTCCAAAATGCAGATGTATGGAAGGGTTTGAGCCAAGGCATCCAGATCAGTGGAGACTAGGAAATTGGTCAGGCGGATGTGGAAGAAGGTCTCCTTTACAGTGCCAGAGGAACACTAGTAGTGGTGGAGAGGATGGGTTCAAAACATTAAGGGGCTCGAAGTTGCCTGATTTTGCAGATGTGGAGTCGATCTCCTTGGATGCTTGCAGAGAAATGTGTCTAAATAACTGTTCATGTAAGGCATATGCGCACGTCAGTCAGATTCAATGCATGATATGGAATGGGGACTTGATTGATGTCCAGCATTTTGTCGAAGGTGGGAACACTCTGTATGTACGTCTCGCAGATTCTGAATTAG GTCGCAACAGGATGCCTACGTATGTGATAATACTAATAGTTTTGGCTGGACTGGCCTTCCTAGCTATATCTATATGGCTTCTGTGGATGCTCAAAAAAAGACTCAAAG TTTTGCCAGCGGCTACCTCAGCTTGCACGTCGTCAAAATGTGAATTGCCAGTTTATGATCTGAGTAAAAGTAAAGAGTACTCAACCGATGCTTCTGGATCTGCTGACCTTCTTAAAGAAGGGAGCCAAGTAAATGGTTCAGATTTGCCAATGTTCAATTTCAACTGTTTAGCAGCTGCAACAGACAATTTTTCTGAAGAAAACAAGCTTGGGCAGGGAGGATTTGGCCTCGTCTACAAG GGAACGCTTCCTGGAGGAGAGGAAATAGCTGTAAAGAGGCTTTCAAAGATCTCTGGCCAAGGTTTACAGGAGTTCAAGAATGAAATTATTCTGATTGCCAAATTGCAGCACAGGAATCTTGTTCGATTGTTAGGATGCAGCATTCAGGGTGATGAGAAGATGCTCATTTATGAATATATGCCAAATAAAAGCCTGGATTACTTCCTTTTTG ATCCCGAGAAGCAAGCTCTATTAGACTGGAGTAAACGTTTCGCAATTATTGAGGGGATTGCCAGAGGTCTTCTTTATCTCCATAGGGATTCAAGACTAAGAATCATTCATCGGGACCTAAAGGCTAGTAACATTTTGTTGGATGAAGAAATGAACCCAAAGATTTCCGACTTCGGCATGGCCAGAATATTTGGGGGAAACCAAAGTGAAATAAACACAAACCGAGTTGTAGGAACATA TGGTTATATGGCACCTGAATATGCAATGGAAGGCCTATTTTCAGTGAAGTCTGATGTTTATAGCTTTGGAGTACTACTCCTAGAGATTGTGAGTGGCCGAAGGAATACTAGCTTCCGTCAAACAGAACGCATGATCCTCATTGCTTAT GCATGGGATCTTTGGAATGAAGGTAAAGCAATGGACATAGTTGATCTTTCCATCCGAGATTCATGTGATGAAAAGGAAGTTCTGAGATGCATACAAATCGGCATGTTGTGTGTGCAAGATTCTGCACTTCATAGACCAAACATGGCATCAGTTGTGGTAATGCTGGAGAGCAGCACAACAAGCATTCCATTGCCTAGGCAACCCACTTTCACTTCTGTCAGAGCCTCTATAGACCCTGAAATCTCTCTGGAAGTGCAAGAAGTAGCATCGTCAAGCGACTTGACAGTGAAAGTGGTAGCAGGCAGATGA
- the LOC7458583 gene encoding G-type lectin S-receptor-like serine/threonine-protein kinase B120 isoform X3, giving the protein MISKSINPVLVFLLSVSYSLLFLAPFCHAANNTLTIGQSLKDGESLISVDENFELGFFSPGNSSLRYCGIRYYKIRDQAAIWVANREKPISGSNGVLRIGEDGNLLVTDGNGSPVWSSNASVVSNNTAAMLDTTGNLILSSNDSIGETDKAYWQSFNNPTDTYLPHMKVLISSAEIHAFTSWKSANDPSPGNFTMGVDPRGAPQIVIWERSRRRWRSGHWNGLIFSGVPYMTALTTYRYGFKVTRESDGNFYLTYNPSDSSELMRFQITWNGFEEQKRWNESAKTWQVMQSQPSEECENYNYCGNFGVCTSSGSPKCRCMEGFEPRHPDQWRLGNWSGGCGRRSPLQCQRNTSSGGEDGFKTLRGSKLPDFADVESISLDACREMCLNNCSCKAYAHVSQIQCMIWNGDLIDVQHFVEGGNTLYVRLADSELGRNRMPTYVIILIVLAGLAFLAISIWLLWMLKKRLKVLPAATSACTSSKCELPVYDLSKSKEYSTDASGSADLLKEGSQVNGSDLPMFNFNCLAAATDNFSEENKLGQGGFGLVYKGKLPGGEEIAVKRLSNISGQGLLEFKNEIILIAKLQHRNLVRLLGCSIQGDEKMLIYEYMPNKSLDYFLFDPEKQALLDWSKRFAIIEGIARGLLYLHRDSRLRIIHRDLKASNILLDEEMNPKISDFGMARIFGGNQSEINTNRVVGTYGYMAPEYAMEGLFSVKSDVYSFGVLLLEIVSGRRNTSFRQTERMILIAYAWDLWNEGKTMEIVDPSIRDSCDENEVLRCIQIGMLCVQDSALHRPSMASVVVMLESCTTNIPLPRQPNFTSVRASIDPEISLEVHEVALSS; this is encoded by the exons ATGATCAGCAAGAGCATAAACCcagttcttgtttttctcttgtcGGTCTCTTATTCCTTGTTGTTCCTAGCTCCCTTTTGCCATGCTGCGAATAATACACTCACAATAGGCCAATCACTAAAAGATGGTGAGTCCTTGATAtcagttgatgagaactttgaacTGGGATTCTTTAGCCCTGGAAACTCTAGTTTAAGATATTGTGGTATAAGGTATTACAAGATTCGGGATCAGGCTGCCATCTGGGTGGCTAATAGAGAAAAACCAATCTCCGGTAGCAATGGAGTCTTGAGGATAGGTGAAGATGGGAATTTGTTGGTTACAGATGGAAATGGAAGTCCAGTTTGGTCAAGTAATGCTTCAGTAGTGTCTAATAACACAGCAGCGATGCTTGATACAACAGGTAATCTAATTCTCTCGAGCAATGATAGTATTGGTGAGACAGATAAAGCCTATTGGCAAAGCTTCAATAATCCAACCGACACCTATTTGCCACACATGAAAGTTCTTATAAGTTCTGCAGAGATTCATGCCTTCACTTCATGGAAATCTGCAAATGATCCTTCACCAGGAAACTTCACCATGGGAGTTGATCCTCGCGGAGCACCACAGATAGTGATTTGGGAGCGATCGAGGAGAAGGTGGAGAAGTGGGCACTGGAATGGACTAATATTCTCAGGTGTTCCATATATGACAGCTTTAACCACTTACCGATATGGATTTAAGGTCACTCGTGAAAGCGatggaaatttttatttaacatacaATCCATCAGATAGTTCTGAATTGATGAGGTTTCAGATAACATGGAATGGATTTGAAGAGCAGAAAAGGTGGAATGAAAGTGCAAAGACGTGGCAAGTAATGCAATCACAGCCTTCTGAAGAAtgtgagaattacaattattgTGGCAATTTTGGAGTCTGTACTTCATCAGGATCTCCAAAATGCAGATGTATGGAAGGGTTTGAGCCAAGGCATCCAGATCAGTGGAGACTAGGAAATTGGTCAGGCGGATGTGGAAGAAGGTCTCCTTTACAGTGCCAGAGGAACACTAGTAGTGGTGGAGAGGATGGGTTCAAAACATTAAGGGGCTCGAAGTTGCCTGATTTTGCAGATGTGGAGTCGATCTCCTTGGATGCTTGCAGAGAAATGTGTCTAAATAACTGTTCATGTAAGGCATATGCGCACGTCAGTCAGATTCAATGCATGATATGGAATGGGGACTTGATTGATGTCCAGCATTTTGTCGAAGGTGGGAACACTCTGTATGTACGTCTCGCAGATTCTGAATTAG GTCGCAACAGGATGCCTACGTATGTGATAATACTAATAGTTTTGGCTGGACTGGCCTTCCTAGCTATATCTATATGGCTTCTGTGGATGCTCAAAAAAAGACTCAAAG TTTTGCCAGCGGCTACCTCAGCTTGCACGTCGTCAAAATGTGAATTGCCAGTTTATGATCTGAGTAAAAGTAAAGAGTACTCAACCGATGCTTCTGGATCTGCTGACCTTCTTAAAGAAGGGAGCCAAGTAAATGGTTCAGATTTGCCAATGTTCAATTTCAACTGTTTAGCAGCTGCAACAGACAATTTTTCTGAAGAAAACAAGCTTGGGCAGGGAGGATTTGGCCTCGTCTACAAG GGAAAGCTTCCTGGAGGAGAGGAAATAGCTGTAAAGAGGCTTTCAAATATCTCTGGCCAAGGCTTACTGGAATTCAAGAATGAAATTATTCTGATTGCCAAATTGCAGCACAGAAATCTTGTTCGATTATTAGGATGCAGCATTCAGGGTGATGAGAAGATGCTCATTTATGAATATATGCCAAATAAAAGCCTGGATTACTTCCTTTTTG ATCCCGAGAAGCAAGCTCTATTAGACTGGAGTAAACGTTTCGCAATTATTGAGGGGATTGCCAGAGGTCTTCTTTATCTCCATAGGGATTCAAGACTAAGAATCATTCATCGGGACCTAAAGGCTAGTAACATTTTGTTGGATGAAGAAATGAACCCAAAGATTTCCGACTTCGGCATGGCCAGAATATTTGGGGGAAACCAAAGTGAAATAAACACAAACCGAGTTGTAGGAACATA TGGTTATATGGCACCTGAATATGCAATGGAAGGCCTATTTTCAGTGAAGTCTGATGTTTATAGCTTTGGAGTACTACTCCTAGAGATTGTGAGTGGCCGAAGGAATACTAGCTTCCGTCAAACAGAACGCATGATCCTCATTGCTTAT GCATGGGATCTTTGGAATGAAGGTAAGACAATGGAGATAGTTGATCCTTCCATCCGAGATTCATGTGATGAAAACGAAGTGCTGAGATGCATACAAATCGGCATGTTGTGTGTGCAAGATTCTGCACTTCATAGACCAAGCATGGCATCAGTTGTGGTAATGCTGGAGAGCTGCACAACAAACATTCCATTGCCTAGACAACCAAATTTCACTTCTGTCAGGGCCTCTATAGACCCTGAAATTTCTCTGGAAGTGCATGAAGTAGCATTGTCAAGCTAA
- the LOC7458583 gene encoding G-type lectin S-receptor-like serine/threonine-protein kinase B120 isoform X6 — protein sequence MISKSINPVLVFLLSVSYSLLFLAPFCHAANNTLTIGQSLKDGESLISVDENFELGFFSPGNSSLRYCGIRYYKIRDQAAIWVANREKPISGSNGVLRIGEDGNLLVTDGNGSPVWSSNASVVSNNTAAMLDTTGNLILSSNDSIGETDKAYWQSFNNPTDTYLPHMKVLISSAEIHAFTSWKSANDPSPGNFTMGVDPRGAPQIVIWERSRRRWRSGHWNGLIFSGVPYMTALTTYRYGFKVTRESDGNFYLTYNPSDSSELMRFQITWNGFEEQKRWNESAKTWQVMQSQPSEECENYNYCGNFGVCTSSGSPKCRCMEGFEPRHPDQWRLGNWSGGCGRRSPLQCQRNTSSGGEDGFKTLRGSKLPDFADVESISLDACREMCLNNCSCKAYAHVSQIQCMIWNGDLIDVQHFVEGGNTLYVRLADSELGRNRMPTYVIILIVLAGLAFLAISIWLLWMLKKRLKVLPAATSACTSSKCELPVYDLSKSKEYSTDASGSADLLKEGSQVNGSDLPMFNFNCLAAATDNFSEENKLGQGGFGLVYKGTLPGGEEIAVKRLSKISGQGLQEFKNEIILIAKLQHRNLVRLLGCSIQGDEKMLIYEYMPNKSLDYFLFDPEKQALLDWSKRFAIIEGIARGLLYLHRDSRLRIIHRDLKASNILLDEEMNPKISDFGMARIFGGNQSEINTNRVVGTYGYMAPEYAMEGLFSVKSDVYSFGVLLLEIVSGRRNTSFRQTERMILIAYAWDLWNEGKTMEIVDPSIRDSCDENEVLRCIQIGMLCVQDSALHRPSMASVVVMLESCTTNIPLPRQPNFTSVRASIDPEISLEVHEVALSS from the exons ATGATCAGCAAGAGCATAAACCcagttcttgtttttctcttgtcGGTCTCTTATTCCTTGTTGTTCCTAGCTCCCTTTTGCCATGCTGCGAATAATACACTCACAATAGGCCAATCACTAAAAGATGGTGAGTCCTTGATAtcagttgatgagaactttgaacTGGGATTCTTTAGCCCTGGAAACTCTAGTTTAAGATATTGTGGTATAAGGTATTACAAGATTCGGGATCAGGCTGCCATCTGGGTGGCTAATAGAGAAAAACCAATCTCCGGTAGCAATGGAGTCTTGAGGATAGGTGAAGATGGGAATTTGTTGGTTACAGATGGAAATGGAAGTCCAGTTTGGTCAAGTAATGCTTCAGTAGTGTCTAATAACACAGCAGCGATGCTTGATACAACAGGTAATCTAATTCTCTCGAGCAATGATAGTATTGGTGAGACAGATAAAGCCTATTGGCAAAGCTTCAATAATCCAACCGACACCTATTTGCCACACATGAAAGTTCTTATAAGTTCTGCAGAGATTCATGCCTTCACTTCATGGAAATCTGCAAATGATCCTTCACCAGGAAACTTCACCATGGGAGTTGATCCTCGCGGAGCACCACAGATAGTGATTTGGGAGCGATCGAGGAGAAGGTGGAGAAGTGGGCACTGGAATGGACTAATATTCTCAGGTGTTCCATATATGACAGCTTTAACCACTTACCGATATGGATTTAAGGTCACTCGTGAAAGCGatggaaatttttatttaacatacaATCCATCAGATAGTTCTGAATTGATGAGGTTTCAGATAACATGGAATGGATTTGAAGAGCAGAAAAGGTGGAATGAAAGTGCAAAGACGTGGCAAGTAATGCAATCACAGCCTTCTGAAGAAtgtgagaattacaattattgTGGCAATTTTGGAGTCTGTACTTCATCAGGATCTCCAAAATGCAGATGTATGGAAGGGTTTGAGCCAAGGCATCCAGATCAGTGGAGACTAGGAAATTGGTCAGGCGGATGTGGAAGAAGGTCTCCTTTACAGTGCCAGAGGAACACTAGTAGTGGTGGAGAGGATGGGTTCAAAACATTAAGGGGCTCGAAGTTGCCTGATTTTGCAGATGTGGAGTCGATCTCCTTGGATGCTTGCAGAGAAATGTGTCTAAATAACTGTTCATGTAAGGCATATGCGCACGTCAGTCAGATTCAATGCATGATATGGAATGGGGACTTGATTGATGTCCAGCATTTTGTCGAAGGTGGGAACACTCTGTATGTACGTCTCGCAGATTCTGAATTAG GTCGCAACAGGATGCCTACGTATGTGATAATACTAATAGTTTTGGCTGGACTGGCCTTCCTAGCTATATCTATATGGCTTCTGTGGATGCTCAAAAAAAGACTCAAAG TTTTGCCAGCGGCTACCTCAGCTTGCACGTCGTCAAAATGTGAATTGCCAGTTTATGATCTGAGTAAAAGTAAAGAGTACTCAACCGATGCTTCTGGATCTGCTGACCTTCTTAAAGAAGGGAGCCAAGTAAATGGTTCAGATTTGCCAATGTTCAATTTCAACTGTTTAGCAGCTGCAACAGACAATTTTTCTGAAGAAAACAAGCTTGGGCAGGGAGGATTTGGCCTCGTCTACAAG GGAACGCTTCCTGGAGGAGAGGAAATAGCTGTAAAGAGGCTTTCAAAGATCTCTGGCCAAGGTTTACAGGAGTTCAAGAATGAAATTATTCTGATTGCCAAATTGCAGCACAGGAATCTTGTTCGATTGTTAGGATGCAGCATTCAGGGTGATGAGAAGATGCTCATTTATGAATATATGCCAAATAAAAGCCTGGATTACTTCCTTTTTG ATCCCGAGAAGCAAGCTCTATTAGACTGGAGTAAACGTTTCGCAATTATTGAGGGGATTGCCAGAGGTCTTCTTTATCTCCATAGGGATTCAAGACTAAGAATCATTCATCGGGACCTAAAGGCTAGTAACATTTTGTTGGATGAAGAAATGAACCCAAAGATTTCCGACTTCGGCATGGCCAGAATATTTGGGGGAAACCAAAGTGAAATAAACACAAACCGAGTTGTAGGAACATA TGGTTATATGGCACCTGAATATGCAATGGAAGGCCTATTTTCAGTGAAGTCTGATGTTTATAGCTTTGGAGTACTACTCCTAGAGATTGTGAGTGGCCGAAGGAATACTAGCTTCCGTCAAACAGAACGCATGATCCTCATTGCTTAT GCATGGGATCTTTGGAATGAAGGTAAGACAATGGAGATAGTTGATCCTTCCATCCGAGATTCATGTGATGAAAACGAAGTGCTGAGATGCATACAAATCGGCATGTTGTGTGTGCAAGATTCTGCACTTCATAGACCAAGCATGGCATCAGTTGTGGTAATGCTGGAGAGCTGCACAACAAACATTCCATTGCCTAGACAACCAAATTTCACTTCTGTCAGGGCCTCTATAGACCCTGAAATTTCTCTGGAAGTGCATGAAGTAGCATTGTCAAGCTAA
- the LOC7458583 gene encoding G-type lectin S-receptor-like serine/threonine-protein kinase B120 isoform X7, giving the protein MISKSINPVLVFLLSVSYSLLFLAPFCHAANNTLTIGQSLKDGESLISVDENFELGFFSPGNSSLRYCGIRYYKIRDQAAIWVANREKPISGSNGVLRIGEDGNLLVTDGNGSPVWSSNASVVSNNTAAMLDTTGNLILSSNDSIGETDKAYWQSFNNPTDTYLPHMKVLISSAEIHAFTSWKSANDPSPGNFTMGVDPRGAPQIVIWERSRRRWRSGHWNGLIFSGVPYMTALTTYRYGFKVTRESDGNFYLTYNPSDSSELMRFQITWNGFEEQKRWNESAKTWQVMQSQPSEECENYNYCGNFGVCTSSGSPKCRCMEGFEPRHPDQWRLGNWSGGCGRRSPLQCQRNTSSGGEDGFKTLRGSKLPDFADVESISLDACREMCLNNCSCKAYAHVSQIQCMIWNGDLIDVQHFVEGGNTLYVRLADSELGRNRMPTYVIILIVLAGLAFLAISIWLLWMLKKRLKVLPAATSACTSSKCELPVYDLSKSKEYSTDASGSADLLKEGSQVNGSDLPMFNFNCLAAATDNFSEENKLGQGGFGLVYKGTLPGGEEIAVKRLSKISGQGLQEFKNEIILIAKLQHRNLVRLLGCSIQGDEKMLIYEYMPNKSLDYFLFDPEKQALLDWSKRFAIIEGIARGLLYLHRDSRLRIIHRDLKASNILLDEEMNPKISDFGMARIFGGNQSEINTNRVVGTYGYMAPEYAMEGLFSVKSDVYSFGVLLLEIVSGRRNTSFRQTERMILIAYVSTCKMSPI; this is encoded by the exons ATGATCAGCAAGAGCATAAACCcagttcttgtttttctcttgtcGGTCTCTTATTCCTTGTTGTTCCTAGCTCCCTTTTGCCATGCTGCGAATAATACACTCACAATAGGCCAATCACTAAAAGATGGTGAGTCCTTGATAtcagttgatgagaactttgaacTGGGATTCTTTAGCCCTGGAAACTCTAGTTTAAGATATTGTGGTATAAGGTATTACAAGATTCGGGATCAGGCTGCCATCTGGGTGGCTAATAGAGAAAAACCAATCTCCGGTAGCAATGGAGTCTTGAGGATAGGTGAAGATGGGAATTTGTTGGTTACAGATGGAAATGGAAGTCCAGTTTGGTCAAGTAATGCTTCAGTAGTGTCTAATAACACAGCAGCGATGCTTGATACAACAGGTAATCTAATTCTCTCGAGCAATGATAGTATTGGTGAGACAGATAAAGCCTATTGGCAAAGCTTCAATAATCCAACCGACACCTATTTGCCACACATGAAAGTTCTTATAAGTTCTGCAGAGATTCATGCCTTCACTTCATGGAAATCTGCAAATGATCCTTCACCAGGAAACTTCACCATGGGAGTTGATCCTCGCGGAGCACCACAGATAGTGATTTGGGAGCGATCGAGGAGAAGGTGGAGAAGTGGGCACTGGAATGGACTAATATTCTCAGGTGTTCCATATATGACAGCTTTAACCACTTACCGATATGGATTTAAGGTCACTCGTGAAAGCGatggaaatttttatttaacatacaATCCATCAGATAGTTCTGAATTGATGAGGTTTCAGATAACATGGAATGGATTTGAAGAGCAGAAAAGGTGGAATGAAAGTGCAAAGACGTGGCAAGTAATGCAATCACAGCCTTCTGAAGAAtgtgagaattacaattattgTGGCAATTTTGGAGTCTGTACTTCATCAGGATCTCCAAAATGCAGATGTATGGAAGGGTTTGAGCCAAGGCATCCAGATCAGTGGAGACTAGGAAATTGGTCAGGCGGATGTGGAAGAAGGTCTCCTTTACAGTGCCAGAGGAACACTAGTAGTGGTGGAGAGGATGGGTTCAAAACATTAAGGGGCTCGAAGTTGCCTGATTTTGCAGATGTGGAGTCGATCTCCTTGGATGCTTGCAGAGAAATGTGTCTAAATAACTGTTCATGTAAGGCATATGCGCACGTCAGTCAGATTCAATGCATGATATGGAATGGGGACTTGATTGATGTCCAGCATTTTGTCGAAGGTGGGAACACTCTGTATGTACGTCTCGCAGATTCTGAATTAG GTCGCAACAGGATGCCTACGTATGTGATAATACTAATAGTTTTGGCTGGACTGGCCTTCCTAGCTATATCTATATGGCTTCTGTGGATGCTCAAAAAAAGACTCAAAG TTTTGCCAGCGGCTACCTCAGCTTGCACGTCGTCAAAATGTGAATTGCCAGTTTATGATCTGAGTAAAAGTAAAGAGTACTCAACCGATGCTTCTGGATCTGCTGACCTTCTTAAAGAAGGGAGCCAAGTAAATGGTTCAGATTTGCCAATGTTCAATTTCAACTGTTTAGCAGCTGCAACAGACAATTTTTCTGAAGAAAACAAGCTTGGGCAGGGAGGATTTGGCCTCGTCTACAAG GGAACGCTTCCTGGAGGAGAGGAAATAGCTGTAAAGAGGCTTTCAAAGATCTCTGGCCAAGGTTTACAGGAGTTCAAGAATGAAATTATTCTGATTGCCAAATTGCAGCACAGGAATCTTGTTCGATTGTTAGGATGCAGCATTCAGGGTGATGAGAAGATGCTCATTTATGAATATATGCCAAATAAAAGCCTGGATTACTTCCTTTTTG ATCCCGAGAAGCAAGCTCTATTAGACTGGAGTAAACGTTTCGCAATTATTGAGGGGATTGCCAGAGGTCTTCTTTATCTCCATAGGGATTCAAGACTAAGAATCATTCATCGGGACCTAAAGGCTAGTAACATTTTGTTGGATGAAGAAATGAACCCAAAGATTTCCGACTTCGGCATGGCCAGAATATTTGGGGGAAACCAAAGTGAAATAAACACAAACCGAGTTGTAGGAACATA TGGTTATATGGCACCTGAATATGCAATGGAAGGCCTATTTTCAGTGAAGTCTGATGTTTATAGCTTTGGAGTACTACTCCTAGAGATTGTGAGTGGCCGAAGGAATACTAGCTTCCGTCAAACAGAACGCATGATCCTCATTGCTTATGTAAGTACATGCAAAATGTCACCAATTTAG